The stretch of DNA TAATTCAGGAAGTGTAGTAGCTACAGAGGTTCTCTCTTCGCGATGCTTTAATGCCTTGTTGTAAAGGTTCGTCTGGATTTCATCCAGTAATGCAACAAGTCTTGCTTCCAATTCATCCATAGGCACAATCACTTTTTCTAAAGTATCACGTCTTACCAATACAACTTGTTTATTTTCAATGTCTTTTGGTCCAACTTCTAAACGAACGGGAACACCTTTCATTTCATACTCATTGAATTTCCAGCCTGGCTTTTTATCACTTGCATCAATATCAACTCGAGCCACTTGTCCGAGCGACTTTTTCAAATCATAGGCAAAGTCTAAAACGCCTTCTTTATGCTGAGCGATTGGCACAATCATCACTTGCGTTGGTGCTGCTTTTGGTGGGATAACTAGACCTCGGTCATCACCATGAACCATGATTAACGCCCCAATGATTCTTGTAGTAAAGCCCCAAGATGTTTGGTGAACATACTGTTGTTTACCTTCTTTATCCGTATACTGGATGTTAAAGGCTTCTGCAAAACCTGTACCAAAGTGGTGAGAGGTACCAGACTGTAATGCTTTTCCGTCATGCATTAAGCTTTCAATAGTAAATGTCGCTTTTGCACCCGCAAACTTTTCTTTTTCTGTTTTTTGTCCTTTTACAACTGGAATCGCAAGGATTTCTTCACAAACGGCTGCATATACATTTAGCATTTTAATGGTTTCTTCCATTGCCTCTTCATCCGTTGCATGGGCCGTATGGCCTTCCTGCCATAAAAATTCTAATGTGCGTAAGAATGGACGTGTTGTTTTTTTCCCAGCGAACTACGTTAGCCCACTGATTATAAAGCTTTGGTAAATCTCTGTACGAATGAATAATATTGCTATAGTGTTCACAGAAAAGTACCTCAGAAGTTGGGCGAACCACCAAACGCTCTGCTAATTCTTCAGAACCGCCGTGTGTAACCCATGCTACTTCAGGAGCAAAGCCTTCAACATGGTCTTTTTCCTTTTGTAATAAGCTTTCAGGAATGAATAGAGGCATATAGACATTTTCATGTCCTGTTTCTTTGATTCGACGATCTAATTCATTTTTAATGTTATCCCATAAAGCATATCCATACGGACGGATAATCATCGATCCGCGAACGCTTGAATAGTCAATTAAATCAGCTTTTGTTACAACATCTGTATACCACTGTGCGAAGTCCTCATCCATCGCAGTGACATCTTTTACAAATTCCTTTGCCATTTTGACACCTCATTCATTTTTTAAAAAATAAATACAACAACGAGATTCCGATTAAAATGCAAAAAGGCCTTGTTCCCAAAAAAGGGACCATGGCCTGGCGGTACCACCCTAAATTCATAAAGCATTCGCTTTAAACTCTTTGCATGATAACGGATTTGATCCGCATGTATCTTCAAAATATCCGATACAGAACTCAGAGGCAGGTTCAAACGACCGTCTTAAGAAACCTCGCACCAATGGTTTCCTCTCTTGGTAAGACACCTTCATTTTACTAATCCCCATCATCGTTTCAATAGTATTTTTGAAGAAATTATATATTTCATCTGCTTAAAAGTCAATTCGAAAAGGGAAATATTTTGCAACGGAGTGTGAGTAAATTTAGATTTGGCTTTAAACTTCAGTATAAAACGTGTAAAATGCAAGTAATTAAGTGAAGAGGTGACTTCCATGACAAAAGAAGAAAAGGACCCGGTCGACGTAGAGAAAGAAGAGAAAGAGTTTTTACTTGAATACATTAGAATGCAAAATGAAGCCCTTAAACGCATTTTCAAAAATACGATTGATAAAGAGAAAAAAGACTAGAACTGGCTCAAAAATTCCTTCCTCCACCTATTTCCTCAGCAAGATTCATAAAACGTTCATACAAATCACTTAAAAGACAATTTTGAAACCATTATTTGCATTTATAATACTCTTATGTTGTTTATTTTATAAAATTGAATAAGCCCACATTAGAGGAGACAAAAAGATGACTATTTTTTCAATCATATCGGCAGTGATCGTTGCGCTAGGGACCGGTAATTCTATTTTTCTTGTATACCGTAATAAAATCAAGCTGAATAACACTCCGGGTATCCTGCTTAGCATGGTGATTGCCATTATTACTGGCTTGTTAACTGGCAGTATCATTGGAATCATTTCGGGCGAGACATTCTTAGTCGTTGGCGTCAGCATGATCATAGGATTCGTTATTGGCTTCTTAGCAGGACACCCAATTGGGTTACTAGCTATACTGATGTCATCCATATTTGGATTAATCGGAGGAATTAATGGAGCCATTCTTGGGTTATTCCTACAATATATCAACCCTACCATTTTACTAGGTATATTATTAGGTTTCTATATTGTTATTATCGGATTTGTCATTGTCTATATTTATGTGACTACAAATAATAAATTTTCTATCGATACCAATGAGCTATCACCTTTTGCCATAATTGCTGGTGGAGTGGTACTAGTCTCTCTGTTTTTGTTTATGTATAGCACGGATATGGTAAAGGTTCCTGGTCAAAGCGAGACGACCCAAACCGAGGCTCAACAGGAAACTAGTAGCACCAAGAAAATGGCTAAAACAGAGGTGGATGTCACAAAAGAAAGCTCACCTAAAGTAAAAATGCTCGTAACAGAAACTGGATATACACCAAACGTCATTCGTGTTAAAAAGGGCATTCCTGTAGAACTTGAGATTACCAATCCACTGGAAGATAGCTGTTTATCTACATTTAAGATTCCAGACTTTAATATTAACGATGTGAACTTAA from Bacillus sp. SLBN-46 encodes:
- a CDS encoding cupredoxin domain-containing protein, with translation MTIFSIISAVIVALGTGNSIFLVYRNKIKLNNTPGILLSMVIAIITGLLTGSIIGIISGETFLVVGVSMIIGFVIGFLAGHPIGLLAILMSSIFGLIGGINGAILGLFLQYINPTILLGILLGFYIVIIGFVIVYIYVTTNNKFSIDTNELSPFAIIAGGVVLVSLFLFMYSTDMVKVPGQSETTQTEAQQETSSTKKMAKTEVDVTKESSPKVKMLVTETGYTPNVIRVKKGIPVELEITNPLEDSCLSTFKIPDFNINDVNLKVGTTNLTFTPEKTGEFTFSCGMEMFKGTIIVE